A genomic window from bacterium includes:
- a CDS encoding RecQ family ATP-dependent DNA helicase yields MSQAARDLLHRHFGFNAFRGSQEAVIDHLLAGGHALVVMPTGQGKSLCYQAPALALPGLTLVVSPLIALMKDQTDALRSRGIDAVTINSSLGADQRRERLQALREGRHRLLYVSPERFRKAEFAAVLARRSVSLLAVDEAHCISEWGHDFRPDYSRLGEFSRQVGGPLTVALTATATPRVQEDIVAQLELPPASVRLFHDGVERPNLRLAVEAVHGTQEKAERLAALLRGARGSAIVYFALIRSLEEMSLLLERSGLPHLVYHGRLPRDQRQRVQEAFMADPAARVLATNAFGLGVDKAAIGLIAHAEAPGSLEAYVQEIGRAGRDGLPAHCVLLYDQQDLLIQMEFVEWANPAPGFLERLLAHLRDRAAEVRAGGLDFLRAELVFHGRFDFRLETALNLLERHGLITGDLERGRLDLLAERLPPQLEDEERAAEKKRRDLSRLHDLVRYINTPECRHGFLHEFFGATAGPPCAVCDRCRESSP; encoded by the coding sequence CACGCCCTGGTTGTAATGCCCACCGGCCAGGGCAAGAGCCTGTGTTACCAGGCGCCGGCCCTGGCGCTGCCCGGCCTGACTCTGGTGGTCTCTCCGCTCATCGCGCTGATGAAGGACCAGACCGACGCCCTGCGTTCGCGCGGCATCGACGCCGTCACGATCAATTCCAGCCTGGGCGCCGATCAGCGTCGGGAGCGCCTCCAGGCGCTGCGGGAGGGGCGGCACCGTTTGCTCTACGTGTCCCCGGAGCGTTTCCGCAAAGCTGAATTCGCGGCGGTTTTGGCCCGGCGCTCCGTCTCGCTCCTGGCGGTGGACGAGGCCCATTGCATCAGCGAGTGGGGACACGACTTCCGCCCCGATTACTCGCGGCTGGGGGAGTTCAGCCGGCAGGTGGGCGGGCCGCTCACCGTCGCCCTCACCGCCACCGCCACGCCCCGCGTGCAGGAGGACATCGTGGCGCAGTTGGAACTGCCGCCCGCGTCCGTCCGCCTCTTCCACGATGGAGTGGAGCGTCCCAACCTGCGCCTGGCGGTGGAAGCGGTCCACGGCACGCAGGAGAAGGCGGAGCGCCTGGCCGCCCTGCTGCGTGGCGCACGCGGTTCGGCCATCGTCTACTTCGCGCTCATCCGTAGCCTGGAGGAGATGTCCCTGCTGCTGGAGCGGTCCGGGCTGCCGCACCTGGTCTACCATGGCCGGCTGCCCCGGGACCAGCGCCAGCGCGTGCAAGAGGCCTTCATGGCCGATCCCGCCGCCCGCGTCCTGGCCACCAACGCCTTCGGACTGGGCGTGGACAAGGCTGCCATCGGCCTCATCGCCCACGCCGAGGCGCCCGGATCGCTGGAGGCCTATGTCCAGGAGATCGGCCGGGCCGGGCGCGATGGCCTGCCCGCCCACTGCGTGCTGCTCTACGACCAGCAGGATCTGCTCATCCAGATGGAGTTCGTGGAGTGGGCCAATCCGGCCCCCGGTTTCCTGGAGCGCCTGCTTGCCCACCTGCGCGACCGTGCCGCCGAGGTGCGCGCCGGCGGGCTCGATTTCCTGCGCGCCGAACTGGTCTTCCACGGACGCTTCGATTTCCGCCTCGAGACGGCCCTCAACCTGCTGGAGCGGCACGGCCTCATCACCGGGGACCTGGAGCGCGGACGGCTGGATCTGCTGGCCGAGCGCCTGCCGCCCCAGCTGGAGGACGAGGAGCGGGCGGCGGAGAAGAAGCGGCGGGATCTCAGCCGCCTGCACGACCTGGTCCGCTATATCAACACGCCGGAGTGCCGGCACGGCTTCCTGCACGAGTTCTTCGGCGCCACGGCGGGACCGCCCTGCGCCGTCTGCGACCGCTGCCGGGAGTCCTCCCCGTAG
- a CDS encoding cytidylate kinase-like family protein, which produces MTDKALSIDRLVQRQAHLFELRRKLQMPQPDERVQPFITISREFGCTGFRLGLALLAALNPGKMEEEQWAIYDRRVFEFIDGDAELNRRFFEEHVQRRNLEFEEYLNTTFGAAPSDLSLFNRWANAMRNLAQAGRAIFVGRASHLVTRDLLGGLHVRVMAPFEWRVAEHARANGLTETESRTLTRLKDRERREFLQRYFGAATEDVTGFHLVINNALVGEEEMVRLILSLLGLRKG; this is translated from the coding sequence ATGACGGACAAGGCCCTTTCCATCGACCGGCTTGTGCAGCGGCAGGCCCATCTCTTCGAGCTGCGCCGCAAGCTGCAAATGCCCCAACCGGACGAGCGCGTCCAGCCTTTCATCACCATCTCGCGGGAGTTCGGCTGCACGGGGTTCCGCCTGGGGCTTGCCCTCCTCGCCGCCCTCAACCCGGGCAAGATGGAGGAGGAGCAGTGGGCCATCTACGACCGGCGCGTCTTCGAATTCATTGACGGCGATGCAGAGCTGAACCGCCGCTTCTTCGAGGAGCACGTCCAGCGCCGCAACCTGGAGTTCGAGGAGTATCTCAACACCACCTTCGGCGCGGCGCCTTCCGATCTCTCCCTGTTCAACCGCTGGGCCAACGCCATGCGTAACCTGGCCCAGGCCGGCCGCGCCATCTTCGTGGGCCGCGCCTCGCACCTGGTCACGCGCGATCTGCTGGGCGGCCTCCACGTGCGGGTGATGGCTCCCTTCGAGTGGCGGGTGGCGGAACATGCCCGCGCCAATGGTTTGACCGAGACGGAGTCACGCACCCTGACCCGCCTCAAGGACCGCGAGCGCCGGGAATTCCTCCAGCGCTACTTCGGCGCAGCGACGGAGGACGTGACCGGCTTCCATCTCGTCATCAACAACGCCCTGGTGGGCGAGGAAGAGATGGTGCGGCTGATCCTCAGCCTGCTGGGCTTGCGCAAGGGATGA